A single genomic interval of Euwallacea similis isolate ESF13 chromosome 2, ESF131.1, whole genome shotgun sequence harbors:
- the LOC136419480 gene encoding uncharacterized protein translates to MYTVVNHIKRSLAVLSALLLTVITTKVRALNTQCTPDELMRCSKPLSVLDSGLTLVSSKADLDKICPDLRDAINCIHQYTRFCMNLQDRKHFKKLFHGTGEMVSNLCKNGTYQEEFLKHAPCMQKIEEQNEVCFKQYTKQMNDIEAKTPMDVISEEDLLTFKTTMKRKRDAADEGIKNVCCAFQEYVECSTSTTRKVCGDEAANFNKKFLDKMSSSMIHLHCQNYGHRECGLITSSSNIIGNSFLSLIVCTLLSFILR, encoded by the exons ATGTATACTGTTGTTAACCACATCAAACGCAGTCTTGCTGTCCTTTCAGCCCTACTATTAACTG TGATTACCACTAAAGTGCGAGCGTTAAATACCCAATGCACCCCTGACGAGCTGATGCGGTGTTCGAAGCCACTTTCAGTGCTGGACTCTGGACTTACTCTAGTCTCGTCTAAAGCCGATTTAGACAAGATTTGCCC cgATCTAAGGGATGCTATAAATTGTATTCATCAGTATACGAGATTCTGTATGAACCTGCAAGACAGGAAACACTTTAAGAAGCTTTTCCACGGTACAGGCGAAATGGTTAGCAATTTGTGCAAAAACGGAACCTATCAAGAAG aatttttgaagCATGCACCCTGTATGCAAAAAATCGAGGAACAGAACGAAGTCTGCTTCAAACAATATACTAAGCAAATGAATGACATCGAGGCCAAGACACCTATGGACGTTATTTCAGAGGAGGATTTGCTAACTTTTAAAACGACCATGAAACGGAAAAGAGATGCTGCAGACGAAGGCATTAAGAACGTTTGTTG CGCCTTTCAAGAATACGTGGAATGTTCAACTTCAACTACCAGGAAGGTGTGTGGAGACGAGGCAgctaattttaacaaaaagttcCTAGATAAAATGTCATCGTCAATGATACAC ctaCATTGCCAGAATTATGGCCATAGAGAGTGCGGACTCATCACGTCCTCGTCGAACATCATAGGAAACAGCTTTCTATCTTTAATAGTATGCACGTTGCTCTCTTTTATACTACGATAA